In the genome of Cryptomeria japonica chromosome 8, Sugi_1.0, whole genome shotgun sequence, one region contains:
- the LOC131078546 gene encoding UDP-glucose 4-epimerase 5 codes for MEGEWRKSILVTGGAGYIGSHTTLQLLLDGYKVVVIDNLDNSSEEAVRRVAKLAGEYGHNLSFHQVDLRDKEATEKVFSLEKFDAVIHFAGLKAVGESVAKPLLYYNNNIVGTLNLLEIMTAHNCKKLVFSSSATVYGQPNEVPCTEDFPLCAMNPYGRTKLFIEEICRDAHQADPEWKIMLLRYFNPVGAHSSGNIGEDPRGIPNNLMPFVQQVAVGRRPELVVFGTDYKTKDGTGVRDYIHVMDLSDGHIAALRKLFETKDIGCEVYNLGTGQGTSVLEMVAAFEKASGKKIPLKLADRRPGDPETVYASTEKAEQELNWKAQYGIEEMCRDQWNWARKNPWGYGSPETD; via the exons ATGGAGGGCGAGTGGAGGAAGAGTATTCTGGTAACTGGTGGAGCGGGTTACATAGGGAGTCACACTACTTTGCAGTTGCTCTTGGATGGTTACAAAGTAGTTGTCATTGATAATCTCGACAATTCTTCAGAAGAAGCTGTACGAAGAGTTGCTAAGCTTGCAGGAGAATATGGTCACAATCTCAGCTTCCACCAG gTTGATCTTCGAGATAAAGAAGCTACAGAGAAAGTGTTTTCATTGGAAAA ATTTGATGCTGTTATTCATTTTGCTGGATTAAAAGCTGTGGGAGAAAGTGTAGCCAAGCCGCTACTATACTACAACAACAACATAGTTGGCACCTTAAATCTATTGGAAATTATGACTGCTCATAATTGTAAAAAG CTTGTGTTCTCATCATCTGCTACCGTTTACGGCCAGCCAAACGAGGTCCCATGTACAGAAGATTTTCCCCTATGTGCAATGAACCCATATGGACGTACAAAG CTCTTCATTGAAGAAATTTGTCGTGATGCTCACCAAGCAGATCCTGAGTGGAAAATTATGTTGCTTAGATATTTCAATCCTGTTGGAGCTCATTCCAGTGGAAACATTGGTGAAGATCCTCGTGGAATCCCAAACAATCTCATGCCATTTGTTCAACAAGTTGCAGTTGGAAGGCGACCTGAGCTGGTTGTATTTGGAACAGATTACAAGACAAAGGATGGCACAGGG GTCAGGGATTATATACATGTCATGGACTTGTCAGATGGTCACATTGCTGCCCTCCGCAAGCTATTTGAGACTAAAGATATAG GTTGTGAAGTCTATAATTTGGGAACTGGACAAGGCACATCTGTTCTTGAAATGGTGGCTGCATTTGAGAAGGCATCGGGAAAG AAAATTCCCCTGAAGCTTGCCGATCGCCGGCCTGGGGATCCTGAAACAGTGTATGCATCTACAGAGAAGGCTGAGCAGGAATTAAACTGGAA AGCACAGTATGGAATAGAGGAGATGTGTCGTGACCAATGGAATTGGGCAAGAAAAAACCCTTGGGGCTATGGATCACCTGAGACtgattga